One genomic window of Pseudomonas aeruginosa includes the following:
- the cttP gene encoding trichloroethylene chemotactic transducer CttP, with translation MECSMRESLGVSLPSRPLLLKLGLLSLPWALCAGLHAVGLGVWLVLALGWFASLAMLVLLLRAPRQAVANANPQADAASPAWSAAQRALADETAQLDGHARQIDELLHSAIRQLSDSFHGLAERIDTQRGLSHSLIERYDGRGQVDEGINFQDFVRTTQQTLSLFVEATLETSRTSQQLVERMDQVRLKITEILQSTQDMDAIAKQTNLLALNAAIEAARAGESGRGFAVVADEVRALSTRSTEFSAAIRKHVDVVHHEIQDAESAISQLADKDMSFALDSKHKIQGMLDDLEAMNRHTLKVIHELDRLSLEVGQGVDAAVTALQFQDMGSQLLGQMRKHHARLGAFALGLGALEARPRQEWPERVAREVEELRRPLPSPVSQNSVNVGEVELF, from the coding sequence ATGGAGTGCAGCATGCGCGAGTCCCTCGGTGTTTCGTTACCATCCCGGCCCCTGCTGCTGAAGCTGGGCCTGCTTTCCCTACCCTGGGCGTTGTGCGCCGGGCTGCATGCCGTCGGCCTCGGCGTCTGGCTGGTCCTGGCGCTCGGTTGGTTCGCCAGCCTGGCCATGCTCGTCCTCCTCCTGCGCGCCCCTCGGCAAGCGGTAGCGAATGCCAACCCGCAGGCGGATGCCGCTTCGCCGGCCTGGAGCGCGGCGCAACGGGCGCTCGCCGACGAAACCGCGCAACTGGACGGTCACGCCCGGCAGATCGACGAACTGCTGCATTCGGCGATCCGCCAGCTCAGCGACAGCTTCCACGGCCTCGCCGAACGCATCGATACCCAGCGCGGCCTGTCCCATTCGCTGATCGAGCGCTACGACGGGCGCGGCCAGGTCGACGAAGGCATCAACTTCCAGGACTTCGTCAGGACCACCCAGCAGACCCTCAGCCTGTTCGTCGAGGCTACCCTGGAAACCAGCCGGACCTCGCAGCAACTGGTGGAACGCATGGACCAGGTGCGGCTGAAGATCACCGAGATCCTGCAGTCGACCCAGGACATGGACGCCATCGCCAAGCAGACCAACCTGCTCGCCCTCAACGCCGCCATCGAGGCCGCCCGAGCCGGCGAGAGCGGCCGCGGCTTCGCCGTGGTCGCCGATGAGGTGCGCGCGCTGTCGACCCGCTCCACGGAGTTTTCCGCCGCCATCCGCAAGCACGTCGACGTGGTCCACCACGAGATCCAGGACGCCGAGAGCGCGATCTCGCAACTGGCCGACAAGGACATGTCCTTCGCCCTCGATTCCAAGCACAAGATCCAGGGCATGCTCGATGACCTGGAGGCGATGAACCGGCACACCCTGAAGGTCATCCACGAACTGGACCGGCTCTCGCTGGAAGTCGGCCAGGGCGTCGACGCGGCGGTCACCGCCCTGCAATTCCAGGACATGGGCAGCCAGTTGCTCGGCCAGATGCGCAAGCACCATGCGCGTCTTGGCGCCTTCGCCCTCGGCCTCGGCGCGCTGGAGGCGCGACCGCGCCAGGAATGGCCCGAACGGGTCGCACGGGAGGTCGAGGAACTGCGCCGGCCCTTGCCCAGCCCGGTGAGCCAGAACAGCGTCAACGTGGGCGAAGTGGAATTGTTCTGA
- a CDS encoding LysR family transcriptional regulator, with translation METLSNIQCFVRSAEAGSFAEAARRLGLTPAGVGKNVARLESNLGVRLFQRSTRRLTLTEAGERFLQEVGGSLEGIQTALANVSSVGNQPSGTLKVSMGLAFGRDYILPLLGEFLERYPDIVPDWHFDNRQVDLIGEGFDAAIGGGFELPPGVVARNLTPGHLILLASPAYLRDKPPIRHPGDLGGFDGIRIRSPQTGRVRSWPLRRRNGEEAPIELRERMTMSDPEATCEVAAMGLGITLVCMQHAYAYLESGALVRVLPDWYVDAGNTSLYYAANKLLPAKTRVFVDFVVDYFRRQDLARRFSAFPTG, from the coding sequence ATGGAAACCCTCAGCAACATCCAGTGCTTCGTCCGCAGCGCCGAGGCCGGTAGCTTCGCCGAGGCCGCCAGGCGCCTGGGCCTGACGCCGGCCGGGGTGGGCAAGAACGTCGCCCGCCTGGAAAGCAACCTCGGCGTGCGCCTGTTCCAGCGCAGCACCCGGCGCCTGACCCTGACCGAAGCCGGGGAGCGTTTCCTGCAAGAGGTCGGCGGCAGCCTGGAGGGCATCCAGACCGCTCTCGCCAACGTCTCCAGCGTCGGCAACCAACCCAGCGGCACGTTGAAGGTCAGCATGGGGCTGGCCTTCGGCCGCGACTACATCCTGCCGCTGCTCGGCGAGTTCCTCGAACGCTATCCTGACATCGTGCCCGACTGGCATTTCGACAATCGCCAGGTCGACCTCATCGGCGAAGGCTTCGACGCCGCCATCGGCGGTGGTTTCGAACTGCCGCCCGGGGTGGTGGCGCGCAACCTGACGCCGGGCCACCTGATCCTCCTCGCCTCGCCCGCCTACCTCCGCGACAAGCCGCCAATCCGCCATCCAGGCGACCTGGGCGGCTTCGACGGGATCCGCATCCGCTCGCCGCAGACCGGCCGCGTGCGCTCCTGGCCGCTGCGCCGGCGCAACGGCGAGGAGGCGCCGATCGAGCTGCGCGAACGCATGACCATGAGCGACCCGGAAGCCACCTGCGAGGTCGCCGCCATGGGCCTGGGCATCACCCTGGTATGCATGCAGCACGCCTATGCCTACCTGGAGTCCGGCGCCCTGGTGCGGGTCCTGCCGGACTGGTACGTCGACGCCGGCAACACCAGCCTCTACTACGCGGCGAATAAGCTGCTACCGGCCAAGACCCGGGTCTTCGTCGACTTCGTCGTCGACTACTTCCGCCGCCAGGACCTGGCCCGGCGCTTCTCCGCCTTCCCAACCGGCTAG
- a CDS encoding response regulator, which yields MGKPILIVDDSASIRQMLSFTLKSAGYEVDEAADGKEGLGKAQSKSYSLVFTDQNMPNMDGLSLIRSLRNLAGYRSVPILMLTTESSDAMKQQGRSAGATGWLVKPFDPPKLLEVTRKVLP from the coding sequence ATGGGCAAACCGATTCTGATCGTCGACGACTCGGCGTCTATCCGCCAGATGCTGAGCTTCACCCTGAAGTCCGCCGGCTACGAGGTGGACGAGGCCGCGGACGGCAAGGAAGGCCTCGGCAAGGCCCAGAGCAAGAGCTACAGCCTGGTGTTCACCGACCAGAACATGCCGAACATGGACGGCCTGTCGCTGATCCGCAGCCTGCGTAACCTGGCCGGCTACCGCAGCGTGCCGATCCTCATGCTGACCACCGAATCGAGCGACGCGATGAAGCAGCAGGGACGCAGCGCCGGCGCCACCGGCTGGCTGGTGAAGCCGTTCGACCCGCCGAAACTGCTCGAAGTGACGCGCAAGGTCCTGCCCTGA
- a CDS encoding ABC transporter ATP-binding protein — protein MNAFTAPATGTPLVSFRQVRKHFAVDGRRLEAIQQFDLEIGEGEFIAIVGASGCGKSTLLRLLIGLDRDYDGEIRVDGRPIAGIGGERGIVFQEHRLFPWLTVQQNVALGLVNEALGETDKAARIDEYIRLVGLHGFERAYPHQLSGGMAQRVAIARGLVASPRLLLLDEPFSALDALTRQQLQEELLAIRRRTRITTLLVTHDVEEALYLADRVVVMEPRPGRIRRVVEVGLAHPRERGGFDFLRQREALLHELTADGEYVAPPPRRVENLPFEFLAC, from the coding sequence ATGAACGCATTCACCGCGCCCGCCACGGGCACCCCGCTGGTCAGCTTCCGCCAGGTGCGCAAGCACTTCGCCGTGGACGGCCGGCGACTGGAAGCGATCCAGCAGTTCGACCTGGAGATCGGCGAGGGCGAGTTCATCGCCATCGTCGGCGCCAGTGGCTGCGGCAAGTCGACCCTGCTGCGCCTGCTGATCGGCCTGGACCGCGACTACGACGGCGAGATCCGCGTCGACGGCCGGCCAATCGCCGGCATCGGCGGCGAACGCGGCATCGTGTTCCAGGAGCACCGCCTGTTCCCCTGGCTGACGGTGCAGCAGAACGTCGCCCTCGGCCTGGTCAACGAAGCCCTTGGCGAAACCGACAAGGCGGCGCGGATCGACGAATACATCCGCCTGGTCGGCCTGCACGGCTTCGAGCGTGCCTACCCGCACCAGTTGTCCGGCGGCATGGCCCAGCGCGTGGCGATCGCCCGTGGCCTGGTGGCCAGCCCGCGCCTGCTGCTGCTCGACGAGCCGTTCAGCGCCCTCGACGCCCTGACCCGCCAACAGTTGCAGGAAGAGTTGCTGGCGATCCGCCGGCGTACCCGTATCACCACCCTGCTGGTCACCCACGACGTCGAGGAGGCGCTCTACCTGGCCGACCGGGTGGTGGTGATGGAGCCACGTCCGGGGCGGATCAGGCGGGTGGTCGAGGTGGGCCTGGCGCATCCGCGCGAGCGCGGTGGCTTCGACTTCCTGCGCCAGCGCGAAGCGCTGCTGCACGAACTGACCGCCGACGGCGAGTACGTCGCGCCGCCGCCGCGACGGGTGGAAAACCTGCCCTTCGAATTCCTCGCTTGCTGA
- the atsA gene encoding arylsulfatase AtsA, whose translation MSKRPNFLVIVADDLGFSDIGAFGGEIATPNLDALAIAGLRLTDFHTASTCSPTRSMLLTGTDHHIAGIGTMAEALTPELEGKPGYEGHLNERVVALPELLREAGYQTLMAGKWHLGLKPEQTPHARGFERSFSLLPGAANHYGFEPPYDESTPRILKGTPALYVEDERYLDTLPEGFYSSDAFGDKLLQYLKERDQSRPFFAYLPFSAPHWPLQAPREIVEKYRGRYDAGPEALRQERLARLKELGLVEADVEAHPVLALTREWEALEDEERAKSARAMEVYAAMVERMDWNIGRVVDYLRRQGELDNTFVLFMSDNGAEGALLEAFPKFGPDLLGFLDRHYDNSLENIGRANSYVWYGPRWAQAATAPSRLYKAFTTQGGIRVPALVRYPRLSRQGAISHAFATVMDVTPTILDLAGVRHPGKRWRGREIAEPRGRSWLGWLSGETEAAHDENTVTGWELFGMRAIRQGDWKAVYLPAPVGPATWQLYDLARDPGEIHDLADSQPGKLAELIEHWKRYVSETGVVEGASPFLVR comes from the coding sequence ATGAGCAAACGCCCCAACTTCCTGGTGATCGTCGCCGACGACCTGGGCTTCTCCGATATCGGCGCCTTCGGCGGCGAGATCGCCACGCCGAACCTCGACGCCCTGGCCATCGCCGGCCTGCGCCTGACCGACTTCCACACCGCCTCGACCTGCTCGCCGACCCGCTCGATGCTGCTCACCGGCACCGACCACCACATCGCCGGGATCGGCACCATGGCCGAGGCGCTGACCCCGGAACTGGAAGGCAAGCCGGGTTACGAAGGGCATCTCAACGAGCGCGTGGTGGCGCTGCCGGAGCTGCTCCGCGAGGCCGGCTACCAGACCCTCATGGCCGGCAAGTGGCACCTCGGCCTGAAGCCGGAACAGACGCCCCATGCACGCGGTTTCGAGCGTTCCTTCTCGCTGCTGCCGGGCGCCGCCAACCACTATGGTTTCGAGCCGCCCTACGACGAAAGCACTCCGCGCATCCTCAAGGGTACGCCAGCGCTCTACGTGGAAGACGAGCGCTACCTCGACACGCTGCCGGAGGGCTTCTATTCCTCCGACGCCTTCGGCGACAAGCTGCTGCAATACCTCAAGGAGCGCGACCAGAGCCGGCCGTTCTTCGCCTACCTGCCGTTCTCCGCGCCGCACTGGCCGCTGCAAGCGCCGCGGGAGATCGTCGAGAAGTACCGCGGTCGCTACGACGCCGGTCCAGAAGCGCTGCGCCAGGAACGCCTGGCCCGGCTCAAGGAGCTGGGCCTGGTGGAAGCGGACGTCGAAGCCCATCCGGTGCTCGCCCTGACCCGCGAGTGGGAGGCCCTGGAGGACGAGGAACGGGCTAAATCGGCGCGGGCGATGGAGGTCTATGCGGCGATGGTCGAGCGCATGGACTGGAACATCGGCAGGGTCGTGGACTACCTGCGCCGGCAGGGCGAGCTGGACAACACCTTCGTCCTGTTCATGTCCGACAACGGCGCCGAAGGCGCCCTGCTGGAGGCGTTCCCGAAATTCGGCCCGGACCTGCTGGGCTTTCTCGACCGGCACTACGACAACAGCCTGGAAAACATCGGCCGCGCCAATTCCTACGTCTGGTATGGCCCGCGCTGGGCCCAGGCGGCCACCGCACCATCGCGCCTGTACAAGGCATTCACCACCCAGGGCGGGATTCGCGTGCCAGCGCTGGTGCGCTACCCGCGGCTAAGCCGGCAGGGTGCGATCAGCCATGCCTTCGCCACGGTGATGGACGTCACCCCGACCATCCTCGACCTCGCCGGTGTCCGCCACCCAGGCAAGCGCTGGCGCGGCCGCGAGATCGCCGAGCCGCGCGGCAGGTCTTGGCTGGGTTGGCTTTCCGGCGAGACCGAGGCGGCCCACGACGAGAACACCGTGACCGGCTGGGAGCTGTTCGGCATGCGTGCGATCCGCCAGGGCGACTGGAAGGCGGTGTACCTGCCGGCCCCGGTGGGCCCGGCCACCTGGCAGCTCTACGACCTGGCCCGCGACCCGGGCGAGATCCACGACCTCGCTGACAGCCAGCCGGGCAAGCTGGCGGAGCTGATCGAGCATTGGAAGCGATACGTCAGCGAGACCGGTGTCGTAGAGGGGGCTTCGCCTTTCCTGGTGCGATAA
- a CDS encoding 3-oxoacyl-ACP reductase family protein gives MSVSSASLAGKVAFVQGGSRGIGAAIVRRLAAEGASVAFTYVSSADKSRALAAELEGAGASILALHADSADAAALVAAVDEAAARFGRIDILVNNAAVLALGSVEELPLADFERTLAINVRSVFVATQAAVKHMGDGGRVISIGSTNAERMPFAGGATYAMSKSALVGLTKGLARDLGPRGITVNNVQPGPVDTDMNPDDGDFAEALKGLMALPRYARSEEIASFVAYLAGPEAAYITGASLTIDGGFSA, from the coding sequence ATGTCCGTATCCTCTGCATCCCTCGCCGGCAAAGTCGCCTTCGTCCAGGGCGGTTCCCGCGGCATCGGCGCCGCCATCGTTCGTCGGCTGGCCGCCGAAGGCGCCAGCGTCGCCTTCACCTACGTCAGCTCGGCGGACAAGTCCCGGGCCCTGGCGGCCGAACTCGAAGGCGCCGGAGCCAGCATCCTGGCCCTGCATGCCGATAGCGCCGACGCGGCGGCGCTCGTCGCCGCCGTCGACGAAGCGGCGGCTCGCTTCGGACGCATCGACATCCTGGTCAACAATGCCGCCGTCCTCGCCCTCGGTTCGGTGGAAGAGCTGCCGCTGGCCGACTTCGAGCGGACCTTGGCGATCAACGTGCGCAGCGTCTTCGTCGCCACCCAGGCGGCGGTCAAGCACATGGGCGACGGCGGGCGGGTGATCAGCATCGGCAGCACCAATGCCGAACGCATGCCGTTCGCCGGCGGCGCCACCTACGCGATGAGCAAGTCGGCGCTGGTCGGCCTGACCAAGGGCCTGGCCCGCGACCTCGGCCCGCGCGGGATCACGGTGAACAACGTGCAGCCGGGTCCGGTGGATACCGACATGAACCCGGACGACGGCGACTTCGCCGAGGCCCTCAAGGGCCTGATGGCGCTGCCGCGCTACGCCCGCAGCGAGGAAATCGCCAGCTTCGTCGCCTACCTGGCCGGGCCGGAAGCGGCCTACATCACCGGGGCCAGCCTGACCATCGATGGCGGTTTCTCGGCCTGA